The Pseudoalteromonas translucida KMM 520 genome has a window encoding:
- the hutH gene encoding histidine ammonia-lyase — protein MLELTLTPGSLDLNALRKINNSPVKLSLIKHAESQIAASAQTVQNVINEHRTVYGINTGFGLLANTKIADSELELLQRSIVLSHAAGIGEYMDDSTVRLMIILKINSLSRGYSGIRLQVIEFFIQLLNSQVYPCVPKKGSVGASGDLAPLAHMCLPLLAEGHMRHQGQIISAEQGLKIAGLKPLTLAAKEGLALLNGTQASTAFALQGLFRAEDLYAQSCVIGAMSIEAAMGSRAPFDARIHEIRGQQGQIDTAAIFRALLGPQSQISESHVNCEKVQDPYSLRCQPQVLGACLTQIRQAAEVLLCESNGVTDNPLVFADVGDIISGGNFHAEPVAMAADNLAIAIAEIGALAERRIALLIDSSLSKLPPFLVENGGVNSGFMIAQVTAAALASENKSLAHPASVDSLPTSANQEDHVSMATFAARRLKEMADNTQGVLAVEWLAAAQGLEFRKPLTAAAKVERAKSLLREHVSYYDKDRYFAPDIEAANALLNAGTLCNFIEGNCLVSY, from the coding sequence ATGCTTGAACTTACTCTCACCCCCGGATCGCTTGATTTAAACGCGCTAAGAAAAATTAATAATTCACCAGTAAAATTAAGCCTTATAAAGCATGCCGAGTCACAAATAGCTGCCAGCGCACAAACAGTGCAAAACGTAATTAACGAGCACCGCACTGTATATGGTATTAATACCGGTTTTGGCTTATTAGCTAACACCAAAATTGCCGATAGCGAACTAGAGCTATTACAACGCTCTATTGTGCTTTCGCATGCGGCAGGTATTGGCGAGTATATGGATGACAGTACCGTACGCTTAATGATCATCTTAAAAATTAATTCACTGTCGCGTGGTTATTCTGGTATTCGTTTGCAGGTCATTGAATTTTTTATCCAGCTGCTTAATAGCCAAGTGTACCCTTGCGTGCCTAAAAAAGGCTCAGTGGGCGCATCGGGCGACTTAGCACCGCTTGCTCATATGTGCTTACCGTTACTAGCCGAAGGCCACATGCGCCACCAAGGGCAAATAATCAGTGCCGAACAAGGACTTAAAATTGCGGGGCTAAAACCACTTACCTTAGCCGCTAAAGAAGGCTTAGCCCTTTTAAACGGCACTCAAGCCTCTACTGCTTTTGCATTACAAGGGCTATTTAGAGCAGAAGATTTATACGCACAAAGCTGCGTAATTGGCGCTATGAGTATTGAAGCGGCCATGGGCAGCAGAGCACCATTTGATGCGCGCATTCATGAAATTCGAGGTCAACAAGGGCAAATAGATACAGCGGCCATATTTAGGGCCTTGCTAGGTCCACAATCACAAATTAGTGAATCTCACGTAAATTGCGAAAAAGTACAAGATCCCTACTCTTTACGCTGTCAGCCACAAGTGCTTGGTGCTTGCTTAACCCAAATTCGCCAGGCGGCAGAAGTTTTATTATGTGAGTCTAACGGCGTAACCGACAACCCGCTGGTATTTGCCGATGTGGGTGATATTATTTCTGGCGGTAACTTTCATGCCGAGCCGGTGGCAATGGCCGCCGATAACTTAGCTATTGCCATTGCTGAAATTGGCGCACTTGCGGAGCGCCGAATTGCTTTACTAATTGACTCTAGCCTATCTAAATTGCCACCTTTTTTAGTTGAAAATGGCGGCGTAAACTCAGGTTTTATGATCGCCCAAGTAACTGCCGCAGCGCTGGCATCTGAAAACAAATCACTTGCTCACCCAGCTTCTGTAGATAGTTTGCCTACCTCGGCGAATCAAGAAGATCATGTGTCTATGGCCACTTTTGCGGCAAGGCGCTTGAAGGAAATGGCCGACAACACCCAAGGCGTACTTGCTGTTGAATGGTTAGCGGCCGCGCAGGGGTTAGAGTTTAGAAAGCCGCTTACAGCAGCTGCTAAAGTAGAACGTGCGAAAAGCTTACTGCGCGAGCATGTAAGCTACTACGATAAAGACCGTTACTTTGCCCCCGATATTGAAGCAGCAAATGCGTTATTAAACGCAGGCACGTTATGCAACTTTATTGAGGGTAACTGCTTAGTCTCTTATTAA
- a CDS encoding NAD-dependent epimerase/dehydratase family protein, with protein sequence MNHQSNNLVVLGAGWLGSALCVNAQQAGWQVQGTHRSAVHEHDFERQFLLENGQLTHQIDLQNAYWVYAIPPRSRHSESNYAQTLTAALTLAKKLNAKGFLLCSSTGVYDQEPGVYSESSDISCTNERQIKLYEAEEQVLEQNGKVLRLAGLVGPNREPGRFIAGKELNTSAEQVVNMVHQQDVINAIFAVLEHWHQGQSIYNVVNPAHPCKRDYYAQKCQQHGGEMPRFTGADTAERKVLGSAIEALGFSYQYAI encoded by the coding sequence TTGAATCATCAGAGTAACAACTTAGTGGTACTAGGCGCGGGTTGGCTAGGCAGTGCTTTATGCGTTAATGCACAGCAAGCAGGTTGGCAAGTGCAGGGTACACACCGCTCAGCAGTGCATGAACATGATTTTGAACGCCAGTTTTTGCTAGAAAATGGCCAGTTAACGCATCAAATTGATTTACAAAATGCCTACTGGGTGTACGCTATTCCTCCACGTAGTCGCCACAGTGAAAGTAATTATGCGCAAACATTAACGGCGGCACTTACGCTGGCAAAAAAATTGAATGCTAAAGGCTTTTTACTTTGCTCATCAACGGGAGTGTACGATCAAGAGCCAGGTGTATATAGCGAAAGCAGCGATATTTCGTGTACAAACGAGCGACAAATAAAACTATATGAAGCTGAAGAGCAAGTACTAGAGCAAAACGGTAAAGTGCTACGCTTAGCTGGTTTAGTTGGGCCCAATAGAGAGCCTGGGCGCTTTATTGCAGGAAAAGAGCTAAATACCTCTGCCGAGCAAGTCGTTAATATGGTGCATCAGCAAGACGTGATTAACGCTATTTTTGCGGTGCTTGAGCATTGGCATCAAGGGCAGAGCATTTATAATGTAGTTAATCCGGCGCATCCTTGTAAGCGCGATTACTATGCGCAAAAATGCCAACAACATGGCGGCGAAATGCCACGCTTTACGGGGGCAGATACGGCTGAGCGCAAAGTGCTAGGCTCAGCCATTGAGGCATTAGGGTTTAGTTACCAATACGCAATTTAA